The Natator depressus isolate rNatDep1 chromosome 8, rNatDep2.hap1, whole genome shotgun sequence genome window below encodes:
- the FNDC9 gene encoding fibronectin type III domain-containing protein 9, with the protein MNIEVRNISDTRATVSWSTNNPCPENYYHVIYRPNWNSVFAGHLRQNFHREERVPHSLSSLVLHRLTPSTVYILCITCKNSYPSSNHCTTFHTLDQHPLALRGLKQESATSMWMVSSLLLLCFTAFLVYGCLQFWSSRCHTVSRLGQYSANPEREADEQTSSPEGTLSTGLKEELLEVPMTAILMRSSSIMTESPYRSPHCFFPIQSSDDKRAILPQHGFK; encoded by the coding sequence ATGAACATTGAAGTCCGCAACATCTCTGACACAAGAGCCACTGTCTCCTGGTCCACAAACAACCCCTGCCCGGAGAACTATTACCACGTCATCTACCGTCCCAACTGGAACAGCGTCTTTGCGGGCCACTTGCGCCAGAACTTCCATCGCGAGGAGAGGGTCCCCCACTCCCTTAGCTCCCTGGTCCTCCACAGACTTACTCCCTCAACCGTCTACATTCTGTGCATCACATGTAAAAACTCCTACCCCTCCAGCAACCATTGTACAACGTTCCACACTCTCGACCAGCACCCGCTGGCCTTGCGCGGCTTGAAGCAGGAATCTGCCACCTccatgtggatggtgagcagccTATTGCTCCTCTGCTTTACGGCCTTCTTGGTCTATGGCTGTTTGCAGTTCTGGTCCTCAAGGTGCCACACAGTGTCAAGGCTGGGGCAGTATAGTGCCAACCCAGAGAGGGAAGCGGATGAACAGACAAGCTCGCCTGAGGGGACTCTGAGCACTGGACTGAaggaggagctgctggaagtCCCCATGACGGCTATCCTAATGAGGAGTTCCAGTATTATGACAGAGAGCCCATATAGGTCCCCCCACTGCTTCTTTCCAATCCAAAGCAGTGATGACAAGAGGGCCATCTTACCTCAGCATGGGTTCAAATGA